In one window of Brenneria goodwinii DNA:
- a CDS encoding type III effector HrpK domain-containing protein: MVSRIDGGSSAWSGVTVNTHDVAAPMARASSSTGAAIEFGQSSHPPASSAAGSAQFDLLQRPAAPALAGKRFLARSDEEKVIDGSFLDQSKYSITKALNKWQPLLEHLPEGERGAAAQQLNRPLAAARMLLDGGADADKAMAYIRRNPALLTALDTGKDGGKADGYISRRDIKSFIKNMEKRTEDAQDSLRDYNEAHPDADAQSRRLVQSSAMLLANAPLIQAADPAKSSANAQPTENKRTSTLTDLQAIVNDNPALSPMLHSAAKLWSHPGLFGELEHADVKGEKLARVAHDGKLMFKDIKSWIKDRAPADPQQASGTFHNAAALGLAAKTDISDLDEEVFDRPQDYSGSQKAATLIRLQQTLEQVIAGRQYRDTSQTEQQLMQHIETLQQDSDVIRHFEQNVHQESLRLQLSDAELAQALLEEPAAFLTSSNGYSSSSTQKETERPGIKSALEMAENGLHKAVSFSQASMHTTDLTRAAGNKVVVGLVERAGTAVVGKVVGAIAGEAAGAAAASAVGAAAGPVGWAVSGALALGMGIADLVGFFNAKSKLRHRRADFARTVNPVLDQFNIAKPR, from the coding sequence GTGGTGAGTCGTATCGATGGCGGCAGCAGCGCCTGGTCGGGAGTCACAGTTAATACTCATGACGTCGCAGCGCCAATGGCCCGTGCTTCGTCTTCGACAGGGGCGGCTATCGAATTTGGTCAATCCTCTCATCCTCCCGCATCGTCTGCTGCTGGTTCAGCGCAATTCGATCTTTTACAACGTCCCGCCGCACCGGCGCTGGCAGGGAAGCGCTTTTTAGCGCGTTCTGACGAAGAGAAGGTCATTGACGGGAGTTTTCTGGATCAATCCAAATACAGCATTACAAAAGCGCTTAATAAGTGGCAACCACTGCTCGAACATTTACCTGAAGGCGAGCGGGGCGCGGCGGCACAGCAGCTGAACCGCCCGCTGGCGGCGGCTCGGATGCTGCTCGACGGTGGTGCGGACGCCGATAAAGCGATGGCGTATATCCGGCGGAATCCGGCGTTGCTGACCGCGCTGGATACCGGCAAGGACGGCGGTAAAGCTGATGGTTATATCTCTCGCCGGGATATTAAAAGTTTTATCAAAAATATGGAGAAACGAACCGAAGATGCGCAGGATAGTCTGCGAGACTATAACGAGGCCCACCCGGACGCCGACGCACAGTCACGACGGCTCGTTCAGTCATCGGCAATGTTATTGGCCAATGCCCCGCTGATTCAGGCGGCCGATCCGGCGAAATCATCCGCCAATGCGCAGCCGACAGAAAATAAACGTACATCTACGTTGACCGATCTTCAGGCCATTGTGAATGACAACCCGGCGCTGTCGCCCATGTTGCACTCGGCGGCCAAACTGTGGTCGCATCCCGGCCTGTTTGGCGAGCTTGAACATGCGGATGTCAAAGGCGAGAAGCTGGCCCGGGTTGCACATGACGGTAAGCTGATGTTCAAGGACATCAAAAGCTGGATAAAAGATCGGGCGCCGGCGGATCCGCAACAGGCGTCGGGTACTTTTCATAATGCGGCGGCGCTGGGGCTGGCGGCGAAAACCGACATATCCGATCTGGATGAGGAGGTTTTTGACCGGCCCCAGGACTACAGTGGATCCCAGAAAGCGGCAACGTTGATCAGGCTTCAGCAGACGCTTGAACAGGTGATTGCGGGCCGGCAATATCGTGATACGTCGCAGACAGAACAACAACTGATGCAGCATATCGAAACGTTGCAGCAGGATAGCGATGTTATCCGTCATTTTGAACAGAACGTTCATCAGGAATCTTTGCGGCTGCAATTGTCCGATGCCGAATTAGCTCAGGCGCTGCTTGAGGAGCCGGCTGCCTTTTTGACATCATCAAATGGTTACTCGTCGTCGTCAACGCAGAAAGAGACCGAACGGCCTGGCATAAAAAGCGCGCTTGAAATGGCAGAAAACGGACTGCATAAAGCCGTCAGCTTTAGTCAGGCATCAATGCACACGACTGATTTGACCAGAGCCGCCGGTAATAAAGTGGTGGTTGGGTTAGTGGAGCGTGCGGGAACGGCCGTGGTCGGTAAAGTGGTTGGCGCAATAGCCGGGGAGGCCGCGGGAGCCGCCGCCGCATCGGCGGTGGGAGCGGCGGCTGGCCCTGTCGGTTGGGCCGTGAGCGGCGCGCTTGCTCTAGGGATGGGGATTGCCGATCTGGTCGGTTTTTTCAACGCTAAAAGTAAGTTGAGGCATCGCCGTGCGGACTTTGCACGTACGGTAAATCCTGTTTTGGATCAATTTAATATAGCCAAGCCGCGCTGA
- a CDS encoding MBL fold metallo-hydrolase has translation MKYQIVPVTAFSQNCTLLWCEKTHEAAIVDPGGDADKIKQAVVQAGITVKQILLTHGHLDHVGAAAELAEYYQVPILGPQAEDAFWLAGLPEQSRMFGLSECKALTPTRWLDEGDEVKVGDVTLAVFHCPGHTPGHIVFFDAVSRLAQVGDVIFNGGVGRSDFPRGDHQALIASIRNKLLPLGDDVTFIPGHGPISTFGQERKTNPFIRGL, from the coding sequence ATGAAGTATCAAATCGTTCCCGTTACGGCATTTAGCCAAAACTGCACGTTATTATGGTGCGAGAAAACGCACGAGGCGGCAATCGTCGATCCCGGCGGTGATGCAGATAAAATAAAACAGGCCGTTGTCCAAGCGGGTATTACCGTTAAGCAAATTCTGCTCACTCATGGTCACTTGGATCATGTCGGCGCGGCGGCTGAACTCGCTGAATACTACCAGGTTCCGATTCTTGGCCCGCAGGCTGAAGATGCCTTCTGGCTTGCCGGACTGCCGGAGCAGAGCCGTATGTTTGGCTTGAGCGAGTGCAAAGCGTTAACTCCCACCCGCTGGTTGGACGAAGGCGATGAGGTCAAGGTCGGTGACGTTACGCTTGCGGTGTTCCATTGTCCCGGCCATACGCCTGGGCACATCGTCTTCTTTGATGCTGTATCGCGTCTGGCGCAAGTAGGTGATGTGATTTTTAATGGCGGCGTTGGGCGCAGTGATTTTCCGCGCGGCGATCATCAGGCATTGATTGCTTCGATTCGCAATAAACTCCTTCCGCTAGGGGATGATGTGACGTTTATCCCGGGTCATGGGCCGATATCGACGTTTGGTCAGGAACGCAAAACCAATCCGTTTATCAGAGGATTGTAG
- a CDS encoding YcbK family protein, with product MEDIDNHRRKWLALGGAALGIALLPGQAFATLSTPRPRILTLNNLNTGERIKTEFFDGRRYNKEELSRLNHFFRDYRANKVKTIDPQLFDQLYRLQVMLETNKPVQLISGYRAVDTNNELRAHHKGVAKQSYHTKGQAMDFHIDGVQLANLRKAAVKMRAGGVGYYPRSNFVHIDTGPVRTW from the coding sequence ATGGAAGATATTGACAATCATCGCCGTAAATGGCTTGCGCTGGGTGGTGCAGCATTAGGTATTGCACTTCTTCCCGGTCAGGCATTCGCAACGTTATCTACCCCCCGCCCACGTATTTTGACCCTTAATAACCTTAATACGGGCGAACGAATCAAAACCGAGTTTTTTGACGGCCGGCGTTATAATAAAGAAGAGTTATCGCGTCTGAATCATTTTTTCCGTGATTATCGAGCGAATAAAGTTAAAACCATCGACCCGCAGCTTTTTGATCAGCTTTACCGATTACAGGTCATGTTGGAAACAAACAAACCCGTTCAACTGATTTCCGGATATCGTGCGGTAGATACCAACAATGAGTTGCGTGCTCATCATAAAGGCGTCGCCAAGCAAAGTTATCATACCAAAGGGCAGGCAATGGATTTTCATATTGATGGCGTCCAGCTTGCCAACCTACGTAAAGCGGCAGTAAAAATGCGCGCAGGCGGCGTCGGTTATTATCCCCGCAGTAACTTTGTCCATATTGACACCGGCCCAGTACGTACCTGGTAG